A genomic stretch from Antarcticibacterium flavum includes:
- a CDS encoding alpha/beta hydrolase, with protein MNPAEKKVSYEISNTYSTLNDLTATTKNVWVVLHGIGYLSRYFLKYFKNLDPEDNYIIAPQAQSKYYLNNEYRHVGASWLTKENTEPEIENVLNYLEEVYTAEALQNAPKLILFGYSQGVSAATRWVARNKVECSHLILHSGGLPKELEPEDFEFLTDTRVTLIYGTRDEYLNEERLKTEHARAKELFGDRLEIISFDGGHEVNTEILEKIAKTISSE; from the coding sequence ATGAATCCAGCCGAAAAAAAGGTTTCTTACGAGATAAGTAATACCTACAGTACTCTTAATGATCTTACAGCTACAACGAAAAACGTGTGGGTGGTCCTGCACGGGATAGGATACCTTAGCCGATATTTCCTTAAATATTTTAAAAACCTGGATCCTGAGGATAATTACATCATCGCCCCGCAGGCACAGTCAAAATATTATCTCAACAATGAATATCGTCACGTAGGGGCCTCCTGGCTCACAAAAGAGAATACAGAGCCTGAAATTGAGAATGTACTTAATTATCTCGAAGAAGTCTACACGGCTGAGGCTCTTCAAAACGCACCAAAGCTTATCCTGTTTGGCTACTCCCAGGGAGTATCGGCCGCCACAAGATGGGTTGCCCGAAATAAGGTGGAATGCTCCCACCTTATCCTCCACTCCGGCGGACTTCCGAAGGAACTGGAACCTGAAGATTTCGAATTTTTAACCGACACCAGGGTTACTTTGATCTACGGCACCCGGGATGAATATTTGAACGAAGAGCGGCTTAAAACAGAACATGCCAGGGCAAAAGAATTATTTGGAGACCGCCTGGAGATAATTTCCTTCGATGGGGGGCACGAGGTGAATACAGAAATCCTGGAGAAGATCGCCAAAACTATTTCTTCTGAATAA
- a CDS encoding PaaI family thioesterase, which produces MEKHEILAKCNEMSKNTLMDTLNIEFTDIGDDYVVAKMPVTSKVHQPDGVLHGGATVALAESVGSVASHIFLDSSEYFIRGIEISANHLKSISEGDVYAKASFLHKGRTTQLWNIRITDVEDNLISVVKLTTIALPKKK; this is translated from the coding sequence ATGGAGAAACACGAAATCCTTGCAAAATGCAATGAAATGTCTAAAAATACCTTGATGGACACTCTCAATATAGAATTTACAGATATAGGTGACGATTATGTAGTGGCAAAAATGCCGGTGACTTCCAAAGTTCATCAGCCGGACGGGGTGCTTCACGGGGGAGCTACTGTTGCCCTGGCAGAAAGCGTGGGAAGTGTGGCTTCTCATATTTTCCTGGATTCTTCAGAATATTTTATCCGCGGCATTGAGATCTCTGCAAATCATTTAAAAAGTATTTCTGAAGGTGATGTCTACGCCAAAGCCAGTTTCCTGCATAAAGGGCGTACCACCCAGCTATGGAACATCAGGATCACAGATGTGGAAGATAATCTTATTTCTGTGGTTAAACTTACAACCATCGCTCTCCCAAAGAAAAAGTAA
- a CDS encoding NRAMP family divalent metal transporter: MRKSVLKEKPVSILKSIGPGFLLAGAAIGVSHLVQATRAGADYGYVLILVLVIACVSKYPFLEFGPRFAAGTGDHLITGYRKMGKFPYRVYILITLGSMFIIQAAVTIVTAGLAERLFNLGLTPFLWSLIILGSCIALLLIGKYPGLYKSMKVIVSLLTLATLAAVLMAFGAGTTEKVITHETPSLWTTASLGFIIAFMGWMPIPLDASVWHSIWTKEKAFQNKQEISVKGAFADFNVGYLSAAFIGLLFFLLGVLVMFGSGTSFSSNSVEFSSQLINLYGQTLGNWSKPLISVAAFITMFSTVLTVTDAYPRVISELKKPQKEAEYSKQDKWKVYKISIFIIPILSLSLLFLFSGSFTLLVDFAAGLSFLSAPFLAWFNYKLVTGKQMPEEHRPGRSYRIFSMICFGLLVVFNLVYLYYVFLM, translated from the coding sequence ATGAGAAAATCTGTTCTAAAGGAAAAGCCGGTATCGATACTAAAAAGTATTGGACCCGGATTTCTACTTGCAGGTGCGGCAATTGGTGTTTCCCACCTGGTGCAGGCAACCCGGGCCGGAGCAGATTATGGGTATGTTCTTATTTTGGTCCTGGTGATCGCCTGTGTTTCCAAATACCCCTTCCTGGAATTCGGTCCCCGGTTTGCCGCGGGAACAGGGGATCACCTTATCACAGGATACAGGAAAATGGGCAAATTCCCTTACCGGGTCTATATTCTTATCACGCTTGGTAGTATGTTCATTATCCAGGCAGCTGTCACAATTGTAACAGCCGGCCTGGCAGAACGTTTATTTAATCTGGGGCTAACACCTTTTCTCTGGAGCCTTATAATTCTTGGCTCCTGCATTGCCCTATTGCTTATAGGGAAATACCCGGGGCTGTATAAAAGTATGAAGGTGATCGTTTCCCTGTTAACCCTCGCAACTCTTGCAGCTGTGCTAATGGCATTTGGTGCCGGCACTACAGAAAAAGTTATCACCCATGAAACTCCTTCCCTATGGACCACTGCCAGCCTGGGATTTATAATCGCTTTTATGGGCTGGATGCCCATTCCCCTTGACGCTTCTGTATGGCATTCCATCTGGACCAAAGAAAAAGCCTTTCAAAATAAACAGGAGATCTCTGTCAAAGGAGCTTTTGCCGACTTTAACGTAGGATACCTCTCTGCCGCGTTTATTGGTTTGCTCTTTTTTTTACTAGGAGTCCTGGTGATGTTTGGCAGCGGAACTTCTTTTTCTTCCAACAGTGTTGAATTTTCCTCCCAGCTCATTAACCTCTACGGACAGACCCTTGGAAACTGGAGCAAACCCCTCATATCTGTTGCGGCTTTTATTACCATGTTCAGCACAGTCTTAACCGTAACAGATGCTTATCCGCGTGTGATTTCTGAACTTAAAAAACCTCAAAAAGAAGCGGAATATTCAAAGCAGGACAAATGGAAGGTGTACAAAATATCTATTTTCATAATCCCGATTTTATCATTGTCCCTGCTGTTTTTGTTCTCGGGTTCCTTCACTCTTCTGGTAGATTTTGCCGCAGGACTCTCATTTCTCTCCGCACCCTTTCTTGCCTGGTTTAATTATAAACTGGTAACGGGAAAACAGATGCCGGAGGAGCACCGGCCGGGCAGATCCTACAGGATCTTTAGTATGATTTGTTTTGGATTGCTGGTGGTGTTTAATTTGGTGTATTTGTATTATGTGTTTTTGATGTAG